The following coding sequences are from one Carassius auratus strain Wakin chromosome 47, ASM336829v1, whole genome shotgun sequence window:
- the LOC113064822 gene encoding ribonuclease P protein subunit p21: MAGNIKDKEAYQRLNFLYQAAHCVLAQNPENIELARFYCFTQKTISKRLVLRQDPSVKRTICKKCCTLLIPGVTSTVRQKRGPRRQRKTIVRCLSCGLTKKFPNNPKHKLWVDQPEAQLENQTSRDAGPSSKSTTQEKKNDIGSSSKIAKTQTNLTKPS; encoded by the exons ATGGCCGGGAATATAAAAGATAAAGAAGCATATCAACGCTTGAACTTCCTCTATCAG GCTGCTCATTGCGTTTTGGCTCAAAATCCAGAGAACATCGAACTGGCAAGATTTTACTGCTTCACACAGAAGACCATCTCCAAACGACTGGTGCTCAGACA AGATCCATCAGTAAAGAGAACCATTTGCAAAAAATGCTGCACTTTACTAATACCAGGTGTCACATCAACTGTACGACAAAAAa GAGGACCCAGGCGACAACGTAAGACTATTGTGCGATGTTTAAGCTGTGGACTGACCAAAAAATTCCCAAACAACCCAAAACACAAACTGTGGGTGGATCAACCTGAGGCTCAACTAGAAAACCAGACTTCACGAG ATGCTGGTCCTTCTTCAAAGTCCACAAcccaagagaaaaaaaatgatattggcTCATCGTCCAAAATAGCGAAGACTCAAACAAATCTGACTAAACCTTCATGA